A stretch of Pseudomonas sp. 7SR1 DNA encodes these proteins:
- a CDS encoding RodZ domain-containing protein: MKAAHPEVVAATRVNPGETLRQARESNGWSLAQVALKLNLTVASLSNLEAGAFDKLPGHTFARGYIRAYAKLLDMDQTVLVQQFDQYTGSDAQGSSVHSLGRIEEPVRVSHTILRIVSLLLLIAVIGGGFVWWQDQTSLRTKEPVTMAPEHVEVEGADGTTRIHPLDEPEDQAVLEGQAEGETSLALPQGQDGADAEAGAEPSVPATPIAPAAPATPAPGTSAPVAPAPATPAAPAPAPAIPTPTVAAPTAPATPSAAPVAPAAGEGQVQIQFTADCWTQITDGNGKVLFSGLKRKGDSTSVNGKPPFAVRLGYARGAQVSYNGQPVDVAPFTTGETARLKLGQ; the protein is encoded by the coding sequence ATGAAAGCGGCGCATCCTGAAGTTGTAGCAGCGACTCGCGTAAATCCCGGTGAGACCCTGCGTCAAGCCCGCGAAAGCAATGGTTGGTCGCTGGCCCAAGTGGCCCTCAAGCTCAATCTCACCGTGGCTTCCCTGAGCAACCTGGAAGCGGGTGCGTTCGACAAGCTGCCAGGGCATACCTTTGCCCGGGGCTACATCCGTGCCTACGCCAAGTTGCTCGACATGGACCAGACCGTACTGGTCCAGCAATTCGACCAGTACACCGGTTCCGACGCCCAAGGCAGCAGCGTACACAGCCTGGGCCGCATCGAGGAGCCGGTGCGTGTTTCCCACACTATTTTGCGAATCGTCAGCCTGTTGTTGCTGATCGCGGTGATCGGCGGCGGTTTCGTCTGGTGGCAGGATCAGACCTCCCTGCGCACCAAGGAACCGGTGACCATGGCCCCCGAGCATGTGGAAGTGGAGGGGGCCGACGGCACCACCCGGATCCATCCGCTGGACGAGCCGGAAGACCAGGCCGTGCTGGAGGGCCAGGCGGAGGGCGAAACCAGCCTGGCGCTGCCGCAGGGTCAGGACGGTGCCGATGCCGAGGCCGGCGCCGAGCCAAGCGTGCCTGCGACACCAATCGCTCCGGCCGCGCCAGCCACGCCTGCACCCGGTACCAGCGCGCCGGTTGCCCCGGCCCCGGCCACCCCTGCAGCGCCCGCTCCTGCACCGGCCATCCCGACCCCGACCGTGGCGGCTCCGACTGCGCCGGCTACGCCTTCCGCTGCGCCCGTGGCACCTGCCGCCGGCGAAGGCCAGGTACAGATTCAATTCACGGCCGATTGCTGGACGCAGATCACCGACGGCAACGGCAAGGTGCTGTTCAGCGGCCTCAAGCGCAAGGGCGACAGCACCTCAGTCAATGGCAAGCCACCCTTTGCCGTACGCCTGGGCTATGCCCGTGGCGCGCAGGTCAG
- the pilW gene encoding type IV pilus biogenesis/stability protein PilW has translation MSLRFALLLLLAGLCSGCVLSGDYNPMKTSKGRDEAREAYVQLGIGYLQQGMTERAKVPLKKALELDSSDADANAALALVFQAELEPELADEHFRKALSARPQDARILNNYGSFLYEQQRYKEAYERFEQAAADTLYPERSRVFENLGMTAAKLGQRDLARQQLEKALRLNRQQPRALLEMAELSYEDRHYVPARDYYERFSLLSEQNARSLLLGVRLAHVFEDRDKAASYGLQLKRLYPGTPEYQQYLSEQ, from the coding sequence ATGTCCTTGCGCTTCGCGCTGCTGTTGCTGTTGGCCGGGCTTTGCTCCGGTTGTGTCCTGTCGGGCGACTACAACCCGATGAAGACCAGCAAGGGGCGCGACGAGGCGCGCGAGGCCTATGTGCAGCTGGGCATCGGCTACCTGCAGCAGGGCATGACCGAACGGGCCAAGGTTCCGCTCAAGAAGGCCCTGGAGCTGGACAGTTCCGATGCCGATGCCAACGCGGCCCTGGCCCTGGTATTCCAGGCCGAGCTGGAACCCGAGCTGGCCGACGAGCATTTTCGCAAGGCGTTGTCCGCCCGGCCTCAGGATGCTCGGATCCTGAACAACTACGGCAGCTTCCTTTACGAGCAACAACGTTACAAAGAGGCCTACGAGCGCTTCGAGCAGGCCGCCGCCGATACCCTTTATCCTGAGCGTTCGCGGGTTTTCGAGAACCTTGGCATGACGGCCGCCAAGCTCGGCCAGCGCGATCTGGCCCGCCAGCAGCTGGAAAAGGCGCTGCGGCTCAACCGCCAGCAGCCCCGGGCCTTGCTGGAAATGGCTGAGTTGTCTTACGAAGACAGGCATTATGTGCCGGCGCGCGACTATTACGAGCGTTTTAGCCTGCTCAGCGAGCAAAATGCACGTAGTCTATTGCTCGGCGTTCGGCTGGCCCATGTGTTTGAAGATCGCGACAAGGCCGCAAGTTATGGCCTGCAACTCAAAAGACTCTATCCCGGTACGCCGGAATATCAGCAATACCTGTCGGAGCAATGA